The following proteins are co-located in the Sporosarcina pasteurii genome:
- a CDS encoding acetyl-CoA hydrolase/transferase family protein, which produces MKNHMERIRHVQLKDAIVSAEEAASWIEDGMTLGISGFTRAGDAKAVPLALVKRAENEKFKVNVFTGASLGSDIDRLLAESGIVNKRLPFQADPVMRNKINAGEHLFVDHHLSHTAELIRAEVIEPIDYAIVEAVSITEDGMLIPSTSVGNSLAFAKHAKSIIIEINTAQTPALEGVHDLYDLEKQGERDPIQLTKADDRIGTVGIPIDVDKVKGIVLTHQLDSPSTIVDPDEETEIMAGHLLTFLRSEIAAGRLTEKLAPLQSGIGSVANAVLHGMIQSEFEDLEVYSEVLQDAVFDLIDAGKVRFASCASITLSEEKMDQVFNNFEEYRDKLVMRPQEMSNHPEIIRRLGLISINTALELDIYGNVNSTHVSGTKMMNGIGGSGDFARNARLAIFVTKSIAKGGDISSIVPFVSHVDHTEHDVDVIVTEQGYADLRGLAPRERVELIIENCAHPMYREQLREYYEEALERGGHTPHVLEKAFSWHTNFAKNGTMLEHVKEYA; this is translated from the coding sequence ATGAAAAATCATATGGAACGAATTAGACATGTCCAATTGAAAGATGCAATTGTCTCGGCGGAAGAAGCTGCTTCATGGATTGAAGACGGCATGACACTTGGAATAAGTGGTTTTACGCGTGCGGGAGATGCGAAAGCCGTTCCATTGGCATTGGTGAAGCGTGCGGAAAACGAAAAGTTTAAAGTGAATGTCTTTACAGGTGCTTCATTAGGTTCGGATATTGATCGTTTACTCGCAGAGTCTGGCATTGTCAATAAACGTTTGCCATTCCAAGCAGACCCAGTGATGAGGAATAAAATAAATGCTGGAGAACATTTATTTGTCGACCATCATTTATCACATACTGCTGAACTAATTCGAGCAGAAGTCATCGAGCCAATCGACTACGCAATTGTGGAAGCGGTTTCAATTACGGAGGATGGAATGCTCATTCCTTCAACTTCTGTAGGAAATTCACTTGCATTTGCAAAGCATGCAAAGTCAATCATTATTGAAATTAATACAGCACAAACTCCAGCGTTAGAAGGGGTTCATGATTTGTATGACTTGGAAAAACAAGGCGAAAGAGATCCAATTCAATTAACGAAAGCAGATGACCGAATTGGTACCGTTGGAATTCCAATTGATGTCGATAAAGTAAAAGGCATTGTGTTAACTCATCAATTGGACTCACCTTCTACAATCGTAGATCCTGATGAGGAAACAGAAATCATGGCCGGTCATTTATTGACATTTTTACGCTCAGAAATTGCTGCGGGTAGACTGACTGAAAAACTAGCACCGTTACAATCAGGTATCGGTTCAGTTGCAAATGCGGTCCTTCACGGCATGATTCAATCTGAATTTGAAGACTTAGAGGTTTACTCGGAAGTACTTCAAGATGCAGTATTTGATTTAATTGATGCGGGCAAAGTTCGTTTTGCTTCATGTGCTTCCATTACATTGTCTGAAGAGAAAATGGACCAAGTCTTTAATAATTTCGAAGAATATCGTGATAAGCTAGTAATGCGTCCACAAGAAATGTCCAACCACCCAGAAATCATTCGTCGTCTCGGATTAATTTCAATTAACACAGCATTAGAGTTGGATATTTACGGAAACGTCAACTCAACGCATGTGTCAGGGACTAAAATGATGAACGGAATTGGCGGTTCTGGAGACTTTGCTCGTAATGCTAGACTGGCAATATTCGTAACGAAGTCGATTGCAAAGGGCGGCGACATCTCAAGTATCGTTCCTTTTGTCTCTCACGTTGACCATACTGAACATGATGTTGACGTCATCGTTACAGAACAAGGATATGCAGATTTACGTGGTTTAGCACCAAGAGAACGTGTGGAACTCATCATTGAAAACTGTGCGCACCCAATGTACCGCGAACAGCTTCGTGAGTATTATGAAGAAGCACTTGAAAGAGGCGGTCACACACCTCATGTGTTAGAAAAAGCTTTTTCGTGGCATACTAACTTTGCGAAAAACGGTACGATGCTAGAACATGTAAAGGAATACGCTTAA
- the mgtE gene encoding magnesium transporter — protein MNKRSEVDTLNKKDDKEGLTRGTIQLLKDGKKDIFRELIEELKPYDQAMLYQNIPTKHKPLFLELLTLLEVTGLLRHLSKDEQLLVLKTLDPKRATDILDLMEVDDLAFLLDDLSLKEIDNLIVKMQLEEMEILRRIMRYPKKTAGRVMTTRYIWVHHSYTVEQAIHKLKSFRNIAAYINYLYVIDDDKKLIGVVSYRDLLLADLNKCIEMFMEKNVVKIDGLTKQEEAAKIIGRYDFVSLPVTDENNILVGIITVDDILDIVVQEANEDIEKLLATGKEITFQTNPFVAARRRMPWLILLLFIGLVSGGIIERFENTLETVVALAFFMPMIAGMTGNTGTQSLAVVVRGLVSEDLNFKKASQLLFRELLVGIIIGITCAIFIAMIAYVWRGSLALGLVVGASLLATLIIGTLAGTVIPLILYKLKADPAVASGPLITTINDILSLLIYFGIATMFISNLM, from the coding sequence ATGAATAAAAGAAGCGAGGTGGATACATTGAATAAAAAGGATGATAAAGAAGGGTTAACCCGAGGAACGATACAACTATTAAAAGATGGTAAAAAGGATATCTTTCGTGAATTAATAGAAGAATTAAAACCATATGATCAAGCAATGCTCTATCAAAATATACCAACCAAGCATAAACCATTGTTTCTTGAATTACTTACATTATTAGAAGTAACAGGACTTTTAAGACATTTATCTAAAGACGAGCAGCTTCTCGTATTGAAAACATTAGACCCGAAACGGGCGACAGACATTTTAGATTTAATGGAAGTTGATGACCTGGCTTTCCTGTTAGACGACCTTTCTCTTAAGGAGATTGACAACCTCATTGTGAAAATGCAATTAGAAGAGATGGAAATCCTTCGCCGTATTATGCGCTATCCTAAGAAAACAGCAGGGAGAGTTATGACGACAAGGTATATATGGGTTCATCACTCATATACCGTTGAACAGGCAATTCATAAACTTAAAAGTTTTAGAAATATCGCGGCGTATATTAACTATTTATATGTGATTGACGATGATAAAAAGTTAATTGGCGTTGTTTCTTACCGCGACCTGCTACTCGCTGATTTGAATAAATGCATTGAGATGTTTATGGAGAAGAATGTTGTGAAAATTGACGGTCTAACAAAACAGGAAGAAGCTGCAAAAATTATTGGCCGATATGATTTTGTTTCTTTACCCGTAACAGATGAGAACAATATTCTTGTTGGAATCATTACCGTGGATGACATTTTAGATATCGTTGTTCAAGAAGCCAATGAAGATATTGAAAAACTACTCGCCACAGGTAAGGAAATTACCTTTCAAACGAACCCATTTGTTGCCGCTCGTAGGAGAATGCCTTGGTTAATTTTATTATTATTTATCGGGCTCGTCTCAGGCGGAATTATTGAACGTTTTGAAAATACATTAGAAACCGTCGTTGCACTTGCATTTTTCATGCCCATGATTGCCGGAATGACAGGGAATACAGGTACGCAATCACTTGCTGTTGTTGTCCGTGGGCTTGTCTCTGAAGACTTAAACTTCAAAAAGGCGAGTCAGCTTTTATTTCGAGAATTGTTAGTCGGCATAATTATAGGAATTACATGTGCTATTTTCATCGCAATGATTGCCTATGTATGGCGTGGTAGTTTAGCACTCGGCTTGGTAGTTGGAGCGTCTCTTCTCGCTACCCTAATCATCGGAACACTCGCTGGCACAGTGATTCCGCTAATCCTATACAAATTAAAAGCAGACCCAGCCGTTGCATCCGGTCCACTCATTACGACAATAAACGATATTTTATCGTTACTAATTTACTTTGGCATTGCGACGATGTTTATTTCAAATCTCATGTAA
- the dacB gene encoding D-alanyl-D-alanine carboxypeptidase/D-alanyl-D-alanine-endopeptidase: MKKRRLWKWISFVTVLVLILTMYFWKSRGDEHEIEPSPSKEAVFLESTTPAEQIELHDEEQFDGINKVLQDSRLQGATTTISIRRASDGKLLYENNGGVRVRPASVMKLFTAATALERLGSDHAFKTAVYTDGKIKDGILQGDIYLVGQGDPTLVQEDLTAFAKTVKEKGIHTIHGNFYGDDTWYDTIRLSQDLNWSDEPYYTGAQISALTLSPNDDYDAGTVIVEVYPGAKAGEEAMIGLSPNNDYVHIKNETKTVQKKRDKSLTAERVHGTNTIVVKGTIPVGAQKTRIWASVWEPTTYTVHLFKDTLEKQGIQLPKVYKVEHREKPKGAVQLTENSSMPLEELLIPFMKLSNNGHGEVLVKEMGKVVGGEGSWDKGHVVMNDTLNKMGLETNTMLFRDGSGMSHKTLVTTNEVTKLLYVAQEKSWYPAFLESLPIAGYDERFQGGTLRYRMSNTVATGKVRAKTGTLNGVTSLAGYVEKSDGDDLIFSVIINNHLDDSTYDVIDQIVVMLAGDEVN; the protein is encoded by the coding sequence TTGAAAAAGAGACGCTTATGGAAATGGATAAGTTTTGTCACTGTACTCGTATTAATTTTAACGATGTATTTTTGGAAGTCGCGTGGAGATGAACATGAAATTGAACCGAGTCCCTCAAAAGAAGCGGTATTTCTTGAATCAACTACACCTGCCGAACAGATAGAACTACATGATGAAGAGCAATTCGATGGGATCAATAAAGTATTACAAGATTCAAGATTGCAAGGTGCAACCACTACAATCAGTATACGTCGCGCATCGGATGGTAAGTTGTTATATGAAAATAACGGTGGTGTTCGGGTTCGACCTGCGTCTGTCATGAAATTATTTACAGCGGCGACCGCATTAGAAAGACTCGGAAGTGATCACGCCTTTAAAACGGCAGTCTATACAGATGGAAAGATTAAAGATGGAATTTTACAAGGAGACATTTATTTAGTTGGACAAGGTGATCCAACTTTAGTGCAAGAAGATTTAACGGCATTCGCAAAAACAGTTAAGGAAAAAGGGATTCATACAATTCATGGGAATTTTTACGGGGATGATACGTGGTATGACACTATTCGTCTGTCTCAAGACTTAAATTGGTCTGATGAACCTTACTACACCGGTGCTCAAATATCTGCGTTAACTTTGTCACCTAATGATGACTATGATGCGGGAACTGTCATTGTTGAAGTATATCCGGGGGCAAAAGCTGGAGAAGAAGCAATGATTGGCTTGTCCCCTAACAATGATTATGTCCATATTAAGAATGAAACGAAAACCGTACAGAAAAAAAGGGACAAGTCTCTTACGGCAGAACGGGTACATGGAACAAATACGATTGTTGTCAAAGGAACGATTCCAGTCGGGGCACAAAAGACAAGAATTTGGGCATCTGTTTGGGAACCCACAACCTATACAGTTCACTTATTTAAAGATACGCTCGAAAAACAAGGCATTCAACTGCCAAAGGTTTACAAAGTGGAGCACAGAGAAAAACCAAAAGGGGCTGTTCAGTTAACTGAAAATAGTTCAATGCCTTTAGAAGAACTGCTCATACCTTTTATGAAACTGAGCAACAACGGGCACGGCGAAGTGTTGGTGAAAGAAATGGGGAAAGTTGTCGGCGGAGAAGGCAGTTGGGACAAGGGACATGTTGTCATGAATGATACCCTCAACAAAATGGGGCTTGAAACAAATACGATGTTATTTCGTGATGGTTCAGGCATGTCACATAAAACACTTGTTACGACAAATGAGGTGACGAAGTTATTGTATGTTGCGCAAGAAAAAAGTTGGTATCCAGCTTTTTTAGAATCCTTGCCGATTGCTGGATATGATGAAAGATTTCAAGGGGGCACACTTCGCTATCGAATGTCAAATACAGTCGCGACTGGAAAAGTACGGGCCAAAACTGGGACGTTAAACGGTGTTACATCATTGGCAGGTTATGTCGAAAAGTCAGATGGAGATGACCTGATTTTCTCTGTTATTATTAATAACCATTTAGACGACTCCACCTATGATGTTATCGATCAAATCGTCGTGATGTTGGCAGGCGATGAGGTCAACTAA
- a CDS encoding LytTR family DNA-binding domain-containing protein yields MNQLSMGSLLDVMGELFSDEISIAVSNTKEYIYYRPSKRVDLKIREGDLVKEGTIAFKAIAQNQKVSEFINRSVFGVPYHGMAVPYYHDGQLAGCVLAIYPAFTDGKSVVTVKTQDGWCPISFKDVTYVEVKNRKTFVVGNGLIGTHKNTLQEFEYILPKDSFVRCHRSFIVNVHHIQEIFPDTHSTFLLAMKDGTKIPVSQSYSSYFRKLLGF; encoded by the coding sequence ATGAATCAATTATCAATGGGATCGTTATTAGATGTAATGGGTGAGTTGTTTTCTGATGAAATCTCTATTGCGGTTTCAAATACGAAGGAATATATATATTATCGACCGAGCAAGCGGGTAGATTTGAAAATAAGAGAAGGCGATTTGGTGAAAGAAGGGACGATTGCCTTCAAGGCGATTGCTCAAAATCAAAAAGTATCTGAGTTTATTAACAGGAGTGTATTCGGGGTTCCTTATCACGGGATGGCAGTTCCTTATTATCATGACGGTCAATTGGCAGGTTGTGTCCTTGCCATCTATCCGGCATTTACAGATGGGAAATCTGTTGTGACAGTGAAAACACAAGATGGATGGTGTCCGATTTCATTTAAAGACGTGACATATGTTGAAGTGAAAAATCGGAAAACGTTTGTTGTGGGGAATGGATTGATCGGCACTCATAAAAATACATTGCAAGAATTTGAATATATTTTGCCGAAGGATTCTTTTGTACGTTGTCACCGCTCCTTTATCGTAAACGTTCATCATATACAAGAAATTTTTCCTGATACACATTCCACATTTTTGTTGGCAATGAAAGATGGTACAAAAATTCCCGTGAGCCAATCGTATTCAAGTTATTTCAGAAAACTATTGGGTTTTTAG
- a CDS encoding DUF3889 domain-containing protein, producing the protein MLKLLIVSVFMIMSSTFTQTPMNTYAQFEVPAYAKWGALAMKETHFKYPNAKIIDYLYEGSEFKEQTTIAKFKLWLKEEDKEFGVLVRIEFTTESEEVVHIEFQETTQ; encoded by the coding sequence ATGCTAAAACTATTGATTGTTAGCGTCTTTATGATCATGAGTTCAACATTCACACAAACCCCAATGAATACGTATGCGCAATTTGAAGTTCCGGCCTATGCGAAATGGGGAGCGCTTGCGATGAAAGAGACACATTTTAAATATCCGAATGCTAAAATCATTGATTACTTATATGAAGGAAGCGAATTTAAAGAGCAGACAACGATTGCAAAATTTAAATTATGGTTGAAAGAAGAGGACAAAGAGTTCGGTGTATTGGTGAGAATTGAATTTACTACGGAATCAGAGGAAGTCGTTCACATTGAATTTCAAGAAACAACTCAATAA